A stretch of DNA from Aspergillus flavus chromosome 3, complete sequence:
AGACCGAGGGCCTGATAAAATGTTTCAGCAGAATGTTACTCGGAACCTCTACTATTGGTCAGCGACAACGGGATGACATGCCTAACACCTACTTACCTAGGAGAACGTAGGGGATGAAAAAAAGGCTAAGAGCGATATTATATTGCACCCCGCTCAAGCCCAATTCTTCTGTTAGCCCCAGGATCTTTGCATTGCCGATATTGGCCCTGTCTAGGTGAGAGATCAAATAGAGGATGCACAGCATCGGCACCAGCCTGATATCAACCTGCGATACGAACGTTGTTAGTTCCGTCCTAGTCGGTGCGGTCATTGGGCCGTGCCTTTCGTAGTAGCTTTTTCCTTCTGTCGGAGAAGTTGCGATAGAAGTCTGCATCCTCGGAGCGAAGACCAAGGACCTGTATTCCGTCAATGGTAGTGATGATGGCGCAGTCCTCGACGTTCTCGGCGCTGGGAGCCTTCTCGTCGTCCAGGTCGTCCATATGTACGTTTCCTAGATGCACTGTGGGAATGGTGGCGTTGATTTGGCTCGCAGATTTAGGCACGCGGAAAATGCACGGATGATCACATCGCAGCTGGGGTGGAACGGCTGCTGCTATTTATATGGACAACGCAGGAAGCCCAAGGGACCGTCGTAGAAGGCCGAACTTGACCAGCTTTTAGCTTTCTAAGTTAGCTCTTGAGACAGATGGGCGGAGTGCGAAATCCTAGCGCTTCCCCACACGGCCATTCCATGCCCGTTTCTTGCGGGGAGTTTCACTCCGCTCCGACACCTACGGAACCCCAAGGGGCCTAGTAATAGGCCCTACTTAGATAAATGCCCCTGCGGACAGCGGGACGCCGCCTCCCGCCAATAGGTAAGCCACGGTTGGTGCGATTGGATGGTTTTTGCTGTTACACGGAGGGATCAGACAAAAGTCGAGAATTGCACGGATATTCATATAGCCCGATGGAAGGAATGAGGAGCCTATAAATAGCATTAGGATCAGAGGTAAATAGTGGTAGCAATCGGAATACAACTTGATCAAGAAACCCTATTCTCTCTTATCCCTCCCTTCAGATGACTTTTTTGCGCTTCAACGAACTCAACATGGACGAATCCACAATTTTAACCCGGCTCTCGGTCCTTGACACCAATGCAATCTCTGATGCCCTGGACTTTCTTCAGCTTAAAGGAGCCACCTACGGCCTCCGGCCTCTCTGGGATTGCCCAAAGATCGTCGGCCGCGCCAGCACAGTGAAGGTCGGCCCTAAGACAGGCACCGCCGCGACAGCCCACCCATTCGCGTCGGTTATAGACGCAGTCACAACGGACGATCGTATCCTCATTATTGCCGGCGGTCTGGAGGGTGTTTCCTGCTGGGGCGATATTATCGCCAATGCCTCGAAAGTGAAGGGTATTCGCGGGACAATCATCGACGGCGTGTGTCGGGACATTGATGGTAGCCGCGACATTGCGTATCCTGTTTACGGCCGGAATGTAACAATGATCAGTGGGCGTAAGAGGATGGTACAGGTTGGGGCTGGTACAGCAGTCCAGGTGGGCGGCGTCACCGTTCGCCAGGATGACTATGTGATTGCCGATAACTGCGGGACTGTGTTTATCCCAGCGGAGTATGTTGAAACTACCGTGGAGTTGGCTGAGAAGATTACCCATCGTGAGAACCTTATGATCAAGGATGTGAGAGCTGGGATACCTGTGTCGGAGGTCATGCACGACGCCAAATTCCAAGCCATTACTGAAGACATTGCGTCGGCAGCCGCGGGTGTTTTGTCCTCCACGCAGAGCCCTGTGCTATAGTTATCACCATGAATTGATACTGGAATGATACATGTATTGACTTCAAAGTGTTGCTTTAACGTAGGACGGAGTGAAGGACTCCGCGCGGTGTGATTGAACAAGAAGATAATCAAATGCGGGGTAGAACAGTGGCCCCAGCCTAGCGCTTCAGGCCCCCAAGCTCCCTCCCCCCATTCCCCGGACATGCTTGTTACCCTCCGCTTTGACTGTTTCTAACTACAATGCCGTTCCACGACCGTAAGTAGTATTCAATGCTCCGACAAGCGCACTCCGCAAAATGCCTCGGGCATGTGAGTTCTGCCGCAGACGCAAGATCCGATGCGACGCATCCAGGCCAGTCTGCTCCACATGCCGGAAGAGCAAGAGGTCGTGTGTCTACCACAATGCACCACCTAAGCAGCGCCCTTCCGCTGCGCTTATCGACTCGCTGCAGACCGAAAAAGCGGCGCTGGAAGATGCTTTGAGCCGGTTGAAGAGCGCAGGTGATGCCGAAAGGCGTGCTCTGCTGGACTCGATGATCGTGCGTGACGGACGCATATCATTATCAGACCGGAGCGGTGGATCAACAGCGTCATCACCACGGGCGCGGTCCGCCCTTCGAACGGAGCATGGCATGGAACAGCAGCTGCTGGGCGGTCATGCAGTAAGAATGAGGGAGAATGGCGGTGATGCAACAAACAGCGTAGATACCGGCCATGGCAGTGACAGTGTTGAGAATGAGACCGATAGAGTACTGCCTCGGACATATAAAAGCCACGTAACCAGCGATGGCATCTTCAGCTCAACCTCCGTGATCCATGTCAGCCGCCCGGTGACTAGTCCCGAGCAACCCGCAGCATCTACAGAGTCGCTACGGTACCAGCTGATTGCCAACGCTGCAATGGAAAGGCAGCGCGAGCACCGTCTGCGTCGGTTGACCGTCATCAGGGGAATACCAGCGGACCTGGCGCTTCATCTCCTCGACCTTCACTGGAGCAGGCAGCATCACACCTTCCTTCTCACGTATAGACCTGCCTTTATGCGAGAACTAGAACACGGGGGGCCATACTGCTCTGACCTCTTGCTGTACGCTGTCTTTGCGTGTGCGTCCAAGTTTTCCGAGCGACCCGAGGTGCGCAGTAACCCGGTAGATCCGGAAACAGCAGGACGGTGCTTCTTCAACCGTTGCCAAGAGCTCTTGCTGGTTGAGGGGTTGATGACCCACTCGAGTATACCGACTGTCATCGCGTTGGTCATGCTCGGGTCGACGTTGATTGCAAGAGGACGGACGTCTCAGGGTTGGTTATATACCGGTTACGCCATGCGTATGGTTTATGACCTAGGTCTGTATTTTGATTTGCAAGAGCCGAACAAGCATAACGTCGAGGAGATCGAGATCCGGCGGCGGGTCTTCTGGGGCGCGTTCGTGTGTGAGAAGCTGCAAAGCCTGTACCTTGGGCGGCCACCTACAATCAGACTCCAGGATGTCCATGTATCGCAGGACTTTATGGATACgttcgaggagctggagcCGTGGGAGCCCTACAATGAGCGGAGCACAGATATAATTACTAACAATATAGGGTCTTCTCCAGTGCCGTTGGCATATTCAGTGACTACCTTCCAGCAGCTCTGTCTGCTTTCCGAAATTATGACCCAAATCATTGACAAGATATATTATGTAGGAGCCACCGCTTCAAAGACGATCCATCAGATAGAGGCACTCGATGATGCCCTCACGGCCTGGTACCGCGGGCTGCCAGCTCACCTGGCTCATGAGCCCTGGGCGAAGGACCCCTTGGAGCCCCCGGTCAGAGTTGCGCCAAACCGCATCATCATTCTGACGACCTACCACTCGCTCATTGTCCTCCTACACCGGCCGTTTATCACAGCTCCCAGCAGCACAAGCAATCACAATTCTGTCGACACTATCGGCACCCCTGCCTTCTCTTGGAAGCGGTGCACAGCAGCGGCACGGCGTATCACCAGTCTCGCCCTCAGCTATCAATCCATCTACCCGTTGCACAAGTCCAGCTACTTGCTTAGTTATGCTGTGTACGTCGCGTGCACAATCCACGTGCTTAATACTGCGTCGCTCTCGGTCGGAAGCGACGGCAATGCACACGCGGAATCGTCCTACCTACTCAGCGCAAGCCTGAGGTGTCTCGATGCGTTGGCAGTCCCGAACTCGGGGGCTGCTGATACGGCGCGTATTATTCGCAAGCTAATGGCTGCCAAGGGTGTGCCGGAATCACGAAGTGAGTGCCTCTATAATTTATTGCTGTAGATCAACCCAGACTGACGCTTTGCTCTTAACTTTAGCGCCCTCAGAGGTCCAAGCAACGACTCCTCACCGAAACCCCGACAATTGTTGGCAGTTTCCCGATTACTCCCCGACGGATGATGATATAGGACAGATTCCACCCTTCCCGGATATTTTCATTCCCGGGCAGGACCTGTTGTTCGGATTTATGAACGAGAACATGCCCCTTGCGGTATTTGATATAAATAATCCAATTTTCTGATACGTAATTGAAGATGAAACTGGTGAACCTGAACCAGGACATCCTCTTTCGGGTGTAGCGATAGACTACGCTATTTAGTACAGAATCTATCGATGTATACGTATATGATGGGCTTGCATGAGAAGCTCGTATTACAGCAACAAATCCGGCTCCTCCTTCACCACCTGGTCATAATACGGCTGAAAGGCCAGCCACATCTTGCTTGCGTTACCACTCCTCCTATGCCCAAACTCCGCCTGCTCGTCGGTGATATACCTTTTCTCAAATCCAGGACACACCGCTGCATTCGCAAGCAGCTGGGAGTGGCAGCACCGATCCAACGCAATAAACAAGAACGCCGCCTCGTCAACCGTCCGCCCACAGGTAATCATGCCATGGTTCTGTAGAATCACACTACGGCAGCTCGGCCCCAGTGCAGCCGCGATCCGGTCGCCCTCCTCGGCCGTGAGCACCGTGCCACCGTAGCGCGGATACACAGCGAGGTCGTTGTAGAAGCGCAGCGCGTCTTGGTAGAGCATCTCGATCGGCCGGCCAAAGCAATTGAAGGCTTTTCCGTAGACGCTGTGTGCGTGGCACGCGGCGTTTAGGTCCGGCCGGGCGCGGTGGATGGCGCTGTGGATGGC
This window harbors:
- a CDS encoding putative 3-hexulose-6-phosphate synthase (3-hexulose-6-phosphate synthase), with protein sequence MDESTILTRLSVLDTNAISDALDFLQLKGATYGLRPLWDCPKIVGRASTVKVGPKTGTAATAHPFASVIDAVTTDDRILIIAGGLEGVSCWGDIIANASKVKGIRGTIIDGVCRDIDGSRDIAYPVYGRNVTMISGRKRMVQVGAGTAVQVGGVTVRQDDYVIADNCGTVFIPAEYVETTVELAEKITHRENLMIKDVRAGIPVSEVMHDAKFQAITEDIASAAAGVLSSTQSPVL
- a CDS encoding fungal-specific transcription factor domain-containing protein, with the protein product MPRACEFCRRRKIRCDASRPVCSTCRKSKRSCVYHNAPPKQRPSAALIDSLQTEKAALEDALSRLKSAGDAERRALLDSMIVRDGRISLSDRSGGSTASSPRARSALRTEHGMEQQLLGGHAVRMRENGGDATNSVDTGHGSDSVENETDRVLPRTYKSHVTSDGIFSSTSVIHVSRPVTSPEQPAASTESLRYQLIANAAMERQREHRLRRLTVIRGIPADLALHLLDLHWSRQHHTFLLTYRPAFMRELEHGGPYCSDLLLYAVFACASKFSERPEVRSNPVDPETAGRCFFNRCQELLLVEGLMTHSSIPTVIALVMLGSTLIARGRTSQGWLYTGYAMRMVYDLGLYFDLQEPNKHNVEEIEIRRRVFWGAFVCEKLQSLYLGRPPTIRLQDVHVSQDFMDTFEELEPWEPYNERSTDIITNNIGSSPVPLAYSVTTFQQLCLLSEIMTQIIDKIYYVGATASKTIHQIEALDDALTAWYRGLPAHLAHEPWAKDPLEPPVRVAPNRIIILTTYHSLIVLLHRPFITAPSSTSNHNSVDTIGTPAFSWKRCTAAARRITSLALSYQSIYPLHKSSYLLSYAVYVACTIHVLNTASLSVGSDGNAHAESSYLLSASLRCLDALAVPNSGAADTARIIRKLMAAKGVPESRTPSEVQATTPHRNPDNCWQFPDYSPTDDDIGQIPPFPDIFIPGQDLLFGFMNENMPLAVFDINNPIF
- a CDS encoding putative aldolase; translated protein: MPPATVTEYPIHHSQAKSNTERPGAPVSGSPDLTSSWRQDVHFLGDKDGKVELRSPPNFNDISDARTHLKQHLAAAFRVFARQGFDEGVAGHISLRDPGNPSLFWINPLSTHFSQIRVSDLVLVGETGEVLPDGAQNPINGPAFAIHSAIHRARPDLNAACHAHSVYGKAFNCFGRPIEMLYQDALRFYNDLAVYPRYGGTVLTAEEGDRIAAALGPSCRSVILQNHGMITCGRTVDEAAFLFIALDRCCHSQLLANAAVCPGFEKRYITDEQAEFGHRRSGNASKMWLAFQPYYDQVVKEEPDLLL